The sequence below is a genomic window from Candidatus Rokuibacteriota bacterium.
GATCGGGTTCCCGGTGCTCCCGGAGCTCATGTGCAGACGCAGGAATGCTTCGCGGGGCGCGCAGGCCAGCCCGTAGGGATAGGCGTTGCGAAGGGTCTCCTTGGTGAGGAAGGGTAGGTGCCTCCAATCATCAAGGGACCGAATCGCCTCGGGGTCCACCCTGTCAACACGGGCATGGTACCCGGGATTCGTGCGAATACGCTCGAGCGTCCGGCGCAGGCCCTCCAGCTGTCGCTGCTCCAAGGCGTCGCGTCCCAGCGTCTCCTGCGCAGGGTTGAACATCACGCTGATGCCTGTAGACCACTCATGGCACTCATAGGCTACTCAGGCGCGGCCCAGGTAGGCGTGCTTTACCTCCTCGTTCTCGGCCAGGTCTCGAGCTTTGCCCTCCAGGGTAATCCTCCCGCCCTCCATGACGTAGCCGTGATCGGCGATCCGGAGGGCGGCGCGGGCGTTCTGTTCCACCAGAAGAACCGTGGTGCCCTCGCCCGGCAGTCGCCGGAGCTGTCGGAGAATCTCTCGCACCAGGGTCGGCGCGAGGCCCATGGACGGCTCGTCCAGGAGCACCAGCCGAGGCCGGGCCATCAAGACCCGCCCGATGGCGAGCATCTGCTGCTCGCCGCCAGACAGGGTGCCCGCGAGCTGGTTAGCCCGTTCCCGGAGGATCGGGAACAGGCGGAACACCCGCTCCATGGCGGCCTCGATCTCGCCCCGCCGGGAGCGCCGGTACACGGGGTACGCCCCGATCAGGAGGTTATCGCGTACGGAGACCGTGGCGAAGTTCTGCCGCCCCTCGGGGACGTGCGAGATCCCGAGCCACACGATGGTCTCCGGCGCCAGGCCGGCGATCTCCCGTCCCTCGAAGCGGATGCGCCCCCACTGGACCGGCAGGAGCCCCGAGATCGCTCGAAGCAGGGTGGTCTTCCCGGCGCCGTTGGCGCCGATGAGGCAGGCGATGCTTCCTTCCCGGATCTGAAGGCTCACGCCCTTGAGCGCCTGGATCGCGCCATAGGCAACGGCGAGGTCGGTCACCTCAAGCATCGGGCTCTTCCACGCCGAGATAGGCGTCGATGACCGCGGGGTCCTCCCGGATCGCCGCCGGCGGCCCCTGCGCGAGCACCTCGCCGTAGTTGAGGACCAGAATGTTCTCCGACACGCGCATGACGAGATCCATCAGGTGCTCCACGAGTAGGATCGTAATCCCCCGCTCCCGGATGGCGTAGGTGAGCTCCGCGAGGCGCCCGACCTCAATGGGATTCAGGCCTGCGGCCGGCTCATCCAAGAGCAGCAGCACGGGCTCCATCGCCAGGGCCCGGGCGATCTCCAGGAGCCGCTGCTGGCCGAAGGGGAGGCTCCCCGCCGGGTCGTCGCGCCGCTCCTCCAGGCCGACGAAGTCCAGGCAGCCGCGGGCCGCCTCGAGGATCTCCCGCTCCTCGCGCCGTGCGCGGGACGTCCTGAACGCGGTGCTGAGAAAGCCGCTCCCGCTTTTCCGGTGGCGGCCGACCATGACGTTCTCGAGCACAGTCATGTTGGTGAAGATCTGGAGGTTCTGAAAGGTGCGCGCGATCCCGAGGGCCGCCCGGTCCGCCGGGCGGAGCCCGTTCAGAAGCCGCCCGCGAAAGCGGACCTCGCCTCGGTTGAGGGGAAAGAGGCCGTTGATGAGATTGAAGATGGTCGTCTTCCCCGCGCCGTTGGGGCCGATGATGGCGCGGATCTCTCCCGAGCGGACCTCAAAGCTCACCCCGCCGACGGCGACGACGCCGCCGAACTCCTTCCTGAGACCCCGGACTTCCAGGAGCGGAGCCGGCACAGCTATGCCGCTCCCCGGGCCCGCCGCACAAGCCGCAGCGTTCCGGCCGTGAGGCCTTCAGGCATGAAGATCATGATGAGGATCAGGAGGAGCCCGTAGGCGATCACCTCGTGCTCGCCCGAGGCATAGGCGAAGACGCGCGGCATCAGGTCGCGGATTGCCTCGGTCAGGAGGGTGACCGCCGCAGCGCCGAAGGGCGCGCCCCAGATGCTGGCCAGCCCGCCCACCGCCGCCATGACCACGAACTCCACCGACGCGATGAAGCCGAACGGCGCCGGGCTCACGAAGGTCAAGTAATGGGCGTAGAGGCTTCCCGCCAGCGCGGCGTAAACCGCGCTCAGCGTGAAGACCTTGAGCTTCAGCCTGGCCGTGTCCACCCCGAGTGTCTCGGCGGCGACCTCGCTGCCGTGGATGGCGCGGAAGGCCCGCCCGACCCGCGAGTTCACCAGGTTCAGGGAGACGAGCAGCGCCGCGACGACGGCCGCCCAGGCGAGGTAGAAGAATTTCGCGTCGTTATCGAAGGCGAAGCCGCCGATCGCCAGGCGCGGGATGCCGGGGAGCCCGGACGGCCCGCCGGTGAAATCCTTGAACTCGACGAAGGCCAGGTACACGATGATCCCGAAGGCCAGCGTGGCCATGGCGAGGTAGTGACCCCGGAGCCTCAGGATGGGACCGCCGAAGGCATAGGCGATGGCGCCGGTCAGCCCGATCGCCGCCGCCATGGCCAGCCAGGGATCGACACCGAACTTCGTGGTCAGGAGCCCCGAGGTATACGCGCCCAGGCCGTAAAACGCCGCGTGGCCCAGCGAGATCTGGCCAGCGTAGCCCATAAGGAGGCACAGCCCGATCGTGACCACCGCGTGGATGGCGATGAAGACTCCCACGCTCAGCTGGTACTGGCTCTCGACGATCAGAGGGACGCATCCCACCCCGAGGGCCAGCGCGCCGAGCGCCAAGAGATCCTTCCGCCGTCTCATAGACCCGCTCGGGTCCCCACGGCCCGCGTGAAGAGCCCCTGGGGCCGGACGAGAAGGATCAGGAACAGGGCGAGGAAGGCGATCGCTTCCTTATAGGCGGCTCTGAAAATCCCGGCCGAGAGCGATTCCAGGATGCCGAGCAGCAGGGCGCCCGTCACCGCTCCCGGTGCGCTCACCAGTCCGCCCATGATGGCTGCCACGAACCCCCGGAGCCCGAGGTAGAGCCCCATGTCGTAGGAGACCAGGGTCAGGGGCGCCATGACGATTCCGCCCACTGCACCCAGCCCGGCCGAGAGGCAGAAGGCGAGGAGCGACATTCGATCCGGCCGGATGCCGCTGAGCCGCGCAGAGAGCCGGTTGATGGCGCACGCCCGGACAGCTTTGCCGAGATAGGTGAACTCGAAGAAGACGTAGAGGAGCGCGAGGATGGCGGCCGTGGTCCCCAGGATCCAGAGGGCCTGTCGGCTGATGACCGCGCCGCGCACGGAGAACGGCGCGCCGGTGGAGAACGGGGCCAGGGGGAAGGGATCGGTCCCCCAGACGAGCAGGGCGAGACCCCGGAGGACGATGTCCACGCCGATGGTGATGATGATCAGGGTGACCACCGACGCATGCCGCGCCGGATGAATGGCGAGCCGCTCGATCGCTCCGCCCACCAACACGACCGCCGCCACGGCGAGGAGAAAGGCGACCGGGAGGGGTAGACCCAGAGGGACCAGGGACACGATGAACATCGCCCCGAGCATGGCAAACTCGCCCTGGGCGAAGTTGATGATGCCGGTTACGTTGTAGATGGTGACGAACCCCAGCGCGATCAGGGCATAGATCGCCCCCTGGGTCAGCCCGGCCAGGACCAACTGGAGGAGCTGCTCTGGAGCTGTCACGCTACCACTTTTCGCGCGGGAAGTACTTCCACTTGCCTTCCTCGATCCGCACCAGCACCATGGAGCGCTCGTCTAGCCCCACGTGGTCCTCGGCGGACATGTTGAAGATCCCGCCGGTCCCGACGAAGTTCCGGGTCTTTTCCAGCTCGTCACGGATCCTCCCACGCGCCGCCTCCAGCGTCAGGTCAGCGGGGAGGCTGGCCAGGATCGGGAAGAGCATCTGCAGCGCGTCCCAGGCGTGACCGGCGAAGGTGCTCCGCGGCTTGCCGGTTCCCTTTTCGTACCAGGCGATGAAGTCCAGGAGCACTTTCTTCTGGGGGTCGGCGTCGGGCAGCCCCTCGGCCACCAGCATCTTGCCGATGGGGAAGATCACGCCCTCCGCGGCGCCCCCGGCCAGGTCGATGAACGGCTTGGTCCCCACCCCGTGGTTGTGGATCAGCGGGATCGTGAGCCTGAGGTCGCGGACGTTCTTCGTGATGATCGAGGCCGCCGGCGGGATGGCGTGGACGATCAGGACCTCGGCCCCGCTCCCCCGCACCTTGGTGAGCTGCGGCGTCATGTCCTTGTCGGCGTGCTCGAACTTGTCTTCGTAGACGATCTCGATCCCGGCGCCTTTCGCCAGCTCAGCCAGCCCGCGGCGCGAATCCTCGCCGAAGGCGTCGTTGACGTAGAGGCTGGCGACCTTCTTGATCTTCTTGGCCTTGAGGTAGTTGATCTGGTGGACCGCCACGTGGATGTTCGACTGCGGGGTCTTGAACACCCAGTGCCGGTCCCTGACCGGGGTGACGATGGCGTGGCTCGAGGCCATGGAGATCAGCGGCGCCTTCGCCTCAGTCACGATGGGCACGACCGCCAGGCTCGTGGGGCTCTGGCTGGAGGCGATGACGACGTGCACCTTGTCGTCGGCGATCAGCTTCTTGACCGCCTTCACGGTCTCGTCGGGCTTGGACTGGTCGTCGTGGATGATGATCTTCACCGGCCGCTTCTTCCCGTCACGCCCGGCGATCCCACTCTTGGCATCCAGCTCCTTCTGGATCATTACCGCCACGTCCCGCTCCGGCACCCCGAGGGACGAGGCCGGGCCGGTGATGGCCGCGATAAAGCCGATCCGGTACTCCTGGCTCCAGGCGGCCGGCGGCCCCCAGAGGAGCGCTCCCAGCAGGCCGACCGCGCAGACGATCTTTGGTGTGTTCATGATGCCCCTCCTCCCTGGAGTTTGGTTAGGGATTCTCCCTCTTCCAAGAACGCCGTCCGAACCATCCGAAGGGCCTGGAACACCCGCTCGGGCGTCAGCGGGAGCTCCCGCAGTCGGACCCCCACGGCATCGTGGACCGCGTTGGCCACCGCCGCGGAGACCGGGATCGTCCCGGCTTCGCCGACTCCTTTGGCGCCGAAGGGACCCGCGGGATCCACGCTCTCGATCAGCCGGACGACGATCTCCGGCATCTCGGTCGGCGAAAGGAGCGCATACTCCATGAACTGCGGGTTCAGGACATGCCCCTCGCGCACGATGAGCTGCTCGCTGAGCGCGTAGCCCAGGCCCATGTGAATGCCGCCGTGGATCTGCCCCTCGGCGGCCAAGGGGTTCAACGCGCGCCCCACGTCGTGGGCCGACACGAGCTTGACCACTTCCACTCGCCCCGTCGCCTCCTCGACCTCCACGAGCGCCGCCTGGGCGGCGAAGGCGTAGGCGGCCGACACATTGCCTCGGAAGTCCTTGTCGAGCATCTCGTTGGGCGGATCGTAGAACGCCTCGGCCACGAGCGTCCGCCCGCCTTCCCGGAAGTGTGCGGCCCGCACCACCCTGTCGTAGGGGAGCCGCCGCTCCGGTACGTCCCTGACGAAGACGAAGCCGTCAGCCAGTTCGAGCCGCTCCGCCGGCTCGTCCATGGCCTCGGCGGCCATGGCCAGGAGCTTCTGCTTCAGCTCGGCCGCCGCCAGCAGGACGGCGTTGCCCGCGACGAAGGTCGTGCGGCTCGCGTGGACCCCCACATCCCACGGCTTGACCGAGGTGTCCTGGTTGATCACCTCGACGCACTCCAGCGGGACGGCGAGGGCTTCGGCGACGAGCATGGCGAGGACGGTCTCGGAGCCCTGGCCGATCTCGCTGGCGCCCGTCAGGAGCGTCACCTTTCCGAAGTCGTCCAGCTTCAGAATCGCCCCGCAGCCGTCGGAGCGGTAGACGCGCGCCCCGCCACCCACGTGGAACATGGCCGCGTAGCCGATGCCGCGCTTCCAGCCCGGCCGGAGCGGGCGCGGCGGTGGCTTCGTGATCTCCGCGCGGACGGCCTCCAAGCACTCCCCCATGGCGCAGGAGGTGATCCGGCACCCCTGGACCGTGACATCCCCGGGCCGGACCGCGTTGCGGAGCCGGAGCTCCAGGCGGTCCATGCCGAGGCGGTCCGCCAGCTCGTCCATCTGGGACTCCACGGCGAACGTGGACTCCAGGTTGCCGTAGCCGCGCATGGAGCCCGAGTAGGGGTTGTTGGTGTACACGATGGTCGCGTCGAAGCGCACGCTGGGGACGCGGTAGAGGCCGGCGCTGGTGCAGAGCATCACGTACGGTGTGGTGGAGCCCCATGAGACGTACGCGCCGTTATCGATGGTGACGCGCGCCTCGCGCGCGAGCAGCCGGCCATCGGCGGCCGCCGCCGTCCGCATGCGGATCACGCACGGCTCCCGCGTCGGGCTCGCGATGAACTCCTCGGTCCGGTCGAACACGATCCTCACCGGCCGCCCCACACGCCGCGCG
It includes:
- a CDS encoding ABC transporter ATP-binding protein, with product MLEVTDLAVAYGAIQALKGVSLQIREGSIACLIGANGAGKTTLLRAISGLLPVQWGRIRFEGREIAGLAPETIVWLGISHVPEGRQNFATVSVRDNLLIGAYPVYRRSRRGEIEAAMERVFRLFPILRERANQLAGTLSGGEQQMLAIGRVLMARPRLVLLDEPSMGLAPTLVREILRQLRRLPGEGTTVLLVEQNARAALRIADHGYVMEGGRITLEGKARDLAENEEVKHAYLGRA
- a CDS encoding ABC transporter ATP-binding protein; the protein is MPAPLLEVRGLRKEFGGVVAVGGVSFEVRSGEIRAIIGPNGAGKTTIFNLINGLFPLNRGEVRFRGRLLNGLRPADRAALGIARTFQNLQIFTNMTVLENVMVGRHRKSGSGFLSTAFRTSRARREEREILEAARGCLDFVGLEERRDDPAGSLPFGQQRLLEIARALAMEPVLLLLDEPAAGLNPIEVGRLAELTYAIRERGITILLVEHLMDLVMRVSENILVLNYGEVLAQGPPAAIREDPAVIDAYLGVEEPDA
- a CDS encoding branched-chain amino acid ABC transporter permease, giving the protein MRRRKDLLALGALALGVGCVPLIVESQYQLSVGVFIAIHAVVTIGLCLLMGYAGQISLGHAAFYGLGAYTSGLLTTKFGVDPWLAMAAAIGLTGAIAYAFGGPILRLRGHYLAMATLAFGIIVYLAFVEFKDFTGGPSGLPGIPRLAIGGFAFDNDAKFFYLAWAAVVAALLVSLNLVNSRVGRAFRAIHGSEVAAETLGVDTARLKLKVFTLSAVYAALAGSLYAHYLTFVSPAPFGFIASVEFVVMAAVGGLASIWGAPFGAAAVTLLTEAIRDLMPRVFAYASGEHEVIAYGLLLILIMIFMPEGLTAGTLRLVRRARGAA
- a CDS encoding branched-chain amino acid ABC transporter permease, with protein sequence MTAPEQLLQLVLAGLTQGAIYALIALGFVTIYNVTGIINFAQGEFAMLGAMFIVSLVPLGLPLPVAFLLAVAAVVLVGGAIERLAIHPARHASVVTLIIITIGVDIVLRGLALLVWGTDPFPLAPFSTGAPFSVRGAVISRQALWILGTTAAILALLYVFFEFTYLGKAVRACAINRLSARLSGIRPDRMSLLAFCLSAGLGAVGGIVMAPLTLVSYDMGLYLGLRGFVAAIMGGLVSAPGAVTGALLLGILESLSAGIFRAAYKEAIAFLALFLILLVRPQGLFTRAVGTRAGL
- a CDS encoding ABC transporter substrate-binding protein, which encodes MNTPKIVCAVGLLGALLWGPPAAWSQEYRIGFIAAITGPASSLGVPERDVAVMIQKELDAKSGIAGRDGKKRPVKIIIHDDQSKPDETVKAVKKLIADDKVHVVIASSQSPTSLAVVPIVTEAKAPLISMASSHAIVTPVRDRHWVFKTPQSNIHVAVHQINYLKAKKIKKVASLYVNDAFGEDSRRGLAELAKGAGIEIVYEDKFEHADKDMTPQLTKVRGSGAEVLIVHAIPPAASIITKNVRDLRLTIPLIHNHGVGTKPFIDLAGGAAEGVIFPIGKMLVAEGLPDADPQKKVLLDFIAWYEKGTGKPRSTFAGHAWDALQMLFPILASLPADLTLEAARGRIRDELEKTRNFVGTGGIFNMSAEDHVGLDERSMVLVRIEEGKWKYFPREKW
- a CDS encoding molybdopterin-dependent oxidoreductase, coding for MSEFRIIGQRIPKRDGPEKVTGQTRYLHDIELPGMAHGKILRTRYPHARIHRIDTHKAAALPGVLAVITGESVEQYPFGFARDHLALKRGKARCIRDEVAAVAAESEVIAQEALDLIEVEYEELPAVFDPEAALRPGAPLVHEELGSNLVNARWEFSHGDVDRAFAEAAAAVDGTYRLDFVTTACLGTMAAIAAWDPQGRLTMWSTTQVPFLYQRDLAEALGITGDRIRVIQPPVGGNFGRGLDLYPIDVIAALVARRVGRPVRIVFDRTEEFIASPTREPCVIRMRTAAAADGRLLAREARVTIDNGAYVSWGSTTPYVMLCTSAGLYRVPSVRFDATIVYTNNPYSGSMRGYGNLESTFAVESQMDELADRLGMDRLELRLRNAVRPGDVTVQGCRITSCAMGECLEAVRAEITKPPPRPLRPGWKRGIGYAAMFHVGGGARVYRSDGCGAILKLDDFGKVTLLTGASEIGQGSETVLAMLVAEALAVPLECVEVINQDTSVKPWDVGVHASRTTFVAGNAVLLAAAELKQKLLAMAAEAMDEPAERLELADGFVFVRDVPERRLPYDRVVRAAHFREGGRTLVAEAFYDPPNEMLDKDFRGNVSAAYAFAAQAALVEVEEATGRVEVVKLVSAHDVGRALNPLAAEGQIHGGIHMGLGYALSEQLIVREGHVLNPQFMEYALLSPTEMPEIVVRLIESVDPAGPFGAKGVGEAGTIPVSAAVANAVHDAVGVRLRELPLTPERVFQALRMVRTAFLEEGESLTKLQGGGAS